The genomic interval GTATCCTGGGGTGGAGTTGTTATTATTTATGGTTTATGCAGCTGTCTGTGATTGAATTGTCCTCCTGACTCTGCCCCAGCCGAGGAAGATGGTGGGAATGAGTTCCTTGGAGATTAGCCGGGAAGCCTATCAAAAGTGGGCTCTCCGCGGGACCCTGGGCTGGGCGGGGCCAGACTGGGCTGGGCGGGGCCGGGCTCTCCGTGGGACCCTGGGCCGGGCGGGACCCTGGGCCGGGCGGGACCGTGGGCGGGGCAGGGTGGGGCTGGGTGGGGCTGGGTGGGGCTGGGCCGGGCTTTCCCATGATTGAAGCTGGCTCACCAAAGCTGAAAtttgttacattgagtctacagcacaggtctatgccagtgtttattctccacacgagcctcctccctccctactttatctcaccctatcagcatatccttctattcctttctccctcatgtgtttatcgagcttccccttaaatccaacTTTGCCTTTGTTTTTAAGTTTGTCTCTGGAGCCTCATTGATTCTGGGCAGGACTGCTCGCCTTCCAGCTCTGGGTCTGAACCTGGTTCAGACAGAGAGGATGACAGTCTCTTCGTTCTTGAAGATAGTTTGGAGTGATCAATGGATCCAACTGCTCGAAATTGAAACTTTAATTTGGATTCAATGGGTGTTAACTTCGCAATCTCATCGAAGACAGGGAAATGGAGTATGATGTTGGATcattgggacagtgtcgagggagctttactctgtatctaaccctgtacctgccctgggagtgtttgatgggacagtgtcgagggagctttactctgtatctaaccctgtacctgccctgggagtgtttgatgggacagtgtagagggagctttactctgtatctaacccgtgctgtacctgccctgggagtgtttgatgggacagtgtagagggagctttactctgtatctaaccctgtacctgccctgggagtgtttgatgggacagtgtagagggagctttactctgtatctaaccctgtacctgccctgggagtgtttgatgggacagtgtagacggagctttactctgtatctaacccgtgctgtacctggcctgggagtgtgtgatgagcAGAGTTTACCAGTAACCAGTTTCCTGCTCTTGTGTTTATATTGACAGAGCAGTACAAGCTGCTGTGTGACCACATCGAGCAAATGGCTGTGGAGTGAAGCCCGGGAACAAGACACCCTGTTCAACACAGAGCAGCGAGAGCCTCCATCTTAAACTAGTGTCCTTCGAAGTTGCATCTTGCACCACTGGAGACCCCCTGGCACTGAGGTCACCGCGGTTACTCTGGTTACATGGGTGGATGTGCCGATGTTTTCGCCTTGCTTTCCGTTGCCTGGTCCGTCCTGCTGCGTGTTTACGCTGCACACCCACCAGTTGCTTATCGTGCACTCCGCTGGCGGAGGGTCCCGATTGGCCGTTTCACTGACCGCACCCATCTCTTTAACATGACGGTGGATATTGGATTCTCGGTGAATTACACCGTCGGTATCAGGCCGGGTTATAATTACTCCATACAGAGCTGGAATTGGGAAACTCATCTCGAGCGAAAGGTTGGCACAAACTATTTTCGAGTAAAACAGAATCTGTAATGATGGTGAGGAGCATGTTGGCACATCGACCCGTGCTGTACCATAGAGAGCATCCGTCACTGGGGCTCTGCTCTATCTTAACTAGGTTTCTGCTACAGTGGTTAAGGTTGTGCGGGCGCGTCTGTGTGCGGGCGAGTCTGTGTGCGGGCGAGTCTGTGTGCGGGCGAGTCTGTGTGCGGGCGAGTCTGTGTGCGGGCGCGTCTGTGTGCGGGCGCGTCTGTGTGCGGGCGAGTCTGTGTGCGGGCGAGTCTGTGTTCCCATGTTTACCAAAATGAAGTACCAATCGCGTCAGTGTGATGAGTGTTTGCCAGTCTCTCTGAGGGAGGGGTgccccagtgtggggggggagtgggtcctTTACACAATGTTTACATTTCTTTCTAAGTATGGGAGTGTTTTTTCTATAAATATTACTGTTTTATTCAACACATCGAGCAATGTGAGAAAGGCGGAGACTTTGAGAGATTCGAATGCCTCCGTCCCCCTGTTCCATTCCTGGCCTGTGGGAACAGGCCtgatttttgttcatttttttatAATAAACAGCAGATTGTGGCATTTTGATTTTGGGATGTCCGATCCTCCGAGGACTCCCCATTGGACAAGGTGTGAGAGGGGTTACTCCTGCACCTTGTATAATGCAGCTCAGTAAATCCTGTACAGTGCAGGCCTCCCCTCAGTCCGTGTGTGAGCTGACTGCACAGACTGATTCCTTTATCGTGAAAGTCTACAACCTACTTTCATAGACTAAAGGATCACCTTCCCTTTAAATGACAGCACGAGGCTTTGTGGCAGCTTGATACGTGTTTTGAGGAGAATCCCAGCTTGCGACATCATcttctttccaccaccagggggtgtCATTACTTCTCCTGCTTGCAGTGTGTTGTGAGAAAGTCTGCGGGAAAACAGAACTCGAGGTAATTGGTGGGATCGTCCTTCCCAAAATACATTGTGCAGAATGAGAAATGGCGGAGTTACTGAGCAGAGGGTTTTTGTTGAGTGAGCTGTCAGACTCTTTTTATGGAATCAGTTCCGTGCTCCATTGGGCAGAATTATCTCACGCTCTGGTCAGAGTAATGATTAATTTCCCAGAACAAGCTGAATGTCGATGACCGTCCTTCCCTCCGTAACCTGCTGTATCTCATCACAGGTCAACTCACAGCTGAATCCTCCCCTATTTAAGTCATTGTGGTGGTGATTTTGCTGCCACTGTTGTATTGTGTATTGTGTACTTTGTAAATATAGTCTCTGTTAGTGATCTATGGGCAGCAGGTCCTCAGATACCTGTAAAGGTGTGATAGTCGCCTTGGTGTTTTCATGCTGATAGATACAGGCGTGAATGAGCTTTGCTGTGCTGGTTAGTGTGGGTATCCCTGTCTGTGGGTCATTCTCATCCCTGTTCTCATTGTAGAGACATGTACCGACAACAGCACACCTGTGGACCAGATGTTGTCCGGCTCCAGGCAGCCACCTGCTCTCCAGTTACACTTGTAGCTGCAGACAGCAGACATCCAGATAGGGCTGTGCTGAAACCAGTTAATCAAGGGTTATATAagagttccccccaccccccagacataGGGGAGCACCTGTCCCGTGCTCACCACAGCCACAATCTTTGGAGGGCCGAACATGTGAACCAGCCCCCAGCTGCTCCCTGGTGGGATGTATTCGAACTCCAGCATGCATTGCTCTGCTAGCTGCTGTATGAAGTTGTGATCTGACTATTGCTGGTGTCAGTGAGGAGCCCTGCAAGGGTTCGGGCTGAGGCACAGGGTTTGTCAGGTTTGAACGTGCTCACCATAATTTCTCGTGCACCAAAACTAACGAGCACGCCACAAAACCCTGCTATACGCCCCCCGATATCTGGAGAGGACATGGCGTTTAGTGACCTGGAGCTGCATATTGTTAATGGATTGTGCTCAGTAATACAGGGAGGGGGTAAGGGTGGTTCACCACTCACTGTGGCAGGAAGGGTGCTTCAACACAGCACGTTTCACGTCATTCGAACAAGTGCTCTGACTTGAGATAGTCTCtcggtgggggggagaagaggaagtCACTCTGTGGCATGGTTTGGATAACGTATCACGAGTTAATTGTGTCCCACTTGAAAAAGGACGTCAGAATCAacttaaatatatttttttaaagccaCCGTTGTGTTTTTCGTTAATACTTTTGCCCTTTAAATTGAGGGGAGATCTGAAGGCCCCTCCTCATTGCCCCCTCCATGGTGCCCCACTCCGTTGCCTCCCATTGCAACCCCCCCTCTTCCCAATGCCCTATCACAGTGGGAGCCATGTAGCACAGGTTGAGGTGTGATTGGGTGCTGGTTATGCCTCCTGTGACTTGCTGTACGGTGAATCGTTCTTCCCCAAGGTGTAgatgggatagagtgagagggtcCATCGGTTTTCTGAGCTGCTGAGATCTTGCTTTTCTCCTGTGTGGGGTTACCGTGAACACAGCAGCAATCCGAGGAGTGAAGTTTGGGTCCTGGTCCTCCGAGGAGGCTTTGTGTCATTTCTtttatctgtgtgtatatctTACACACAAAGGTTCCCATTAGAATAATTAAAGGATCAGGATTTCTTGGAAGGAAATTCCACTgttcgcctttaacatagtaaaacgtcccgaggtgcttcacaggagcgattatcaaacaaaatttgacaccaaaccacatgagatattaggacaggtgaccaaaagcttggtcaaagaggtaggttttaaggagccttttgaaggaggagagagaggcggagaggtttagggagggaattccagagctcagggcccaggcagctgaaggcacggccgccaatggtggaacaaataaaatcggggatgcgcaagaggccagaattggaggagcgcagagatttcggagggttgtagggctggaggaggttacagagatagggagggggcgaggggccatggagggatttgaacacgaggatgagaattttaaaatcaaggcgttcccggaccaggagccaacgtaggtcagcgagcacgggggtgatgggtgaacgggacttggtgcgagttaggatacgggcagcagagttttgcagcTTCCTGGCGGAGGAGATGTCCTGACAGAGCACTCGCCCCTCCCAGCTACGTTCTGCGATTGGTACCACAGGcgtttgctgtctctctctctctctgtctgggttgGGCAGTAAGGGCCAAGTCTGAGCCCTTCCCCTTTTTCTTGTGAAACTGTTCACCTAGAAAAGATCAAAATAGAAAGCTGAGAAAGTAGCAGAGACACAGCAAGTGGGAAATTAACACCAACAGCTGAGAATGTTTAAAAACTCATGAAAAGCagaggatggggagagatcgACAAAACCATGCCCCTGTTCAAgggatgaaaacagaaaatactgaagCTCATCAAATCAGGCAGCGACTGTGGAGAaacggttaacgtttcaggtcaaagacctttcgtcggaACATTCAAGTTCAGAACATACGTtaactatttctctctccacagatgctgcctcacttgctgagcttctccagcattttgtgtttttagttcagatttccagcatccacatttttttgcttttgatttcacGTTGAAGGGAGATGGTCTGATCCAAGACAGGGTCTTTCCGGTCTGCTTCGAATGGTGGTCGCGACTGTGTATTCTATAATACAGCATCAGCATTGCCGAGATTTAATCCAACAGGAACAATGCAAGGCAGTCTTGAATGTGGAGCAGAGTTGTATTTAGTTCTGTGAAATAATGTGGGATAACTTGTTTTAAATGACTGTTCTGTCCATGTGCCTACAGTGGTGTGTTGATCTGTGAAACTTTGAATAAATTTCCATTTCTCTCTCATTAAACCAGTGAGAAGATTTTGAGAGTAATTTATTTTTTACGTTTATTTCCCTATACAGTATGTTTCTGATCTGCCGGGATAGGTGTCTATAGGTGTCTGGAAGAGTTGTCATCAAACAGGGGACTAaaaaaagaacctgcatttatatagctcctttcacatcctcaggacatcccaaagcgcttcgcagccaatgCAGCAGTCACTTTGCACAGTGAGGCGACAAgtgaccagttctgatgaaaggttaacaacctgaaatgttaactctctccacagatgctttgTGAGATGTTAATGGAGCTAAATACATTGTACCTTTCCCACGCAAAGTAATTCAGGGCAAAGTGATGGAACCAGAGAGAGTGGACTGCACGGATGAGAGTTCCCCGAGGGATGTAGAATATTGGGCTGGTAACAGAGGGCAGGGGCTGGGTGATGGAACAGGCTGTTCCTCACTGCCCTGTGATGTAAATTGTTGCTTTGGatttgtatttgcttaaaagaCGGAGACTTAAAGAGGATCAGATtcagatatttaaaatgattaaaggcagTGACAACATGCAAGTTCATCCTGTTTGAGGTGAACTCAGGGTCACCCATAAAACTGAGGAAGTGGCGACCCAGGACCCAATGTAAATCagcgggaatggggagtgaggttAGAAGTTTTACTTTTCTCAGAGGGTTATGACTCTTGGAGCAGGTTTCCGGAGGTGGTTTGCAGGGACTGTCTCTGCTAATAGACTCATTTCTAGAAAAGGAGGACGATGAGATGAATCATTCTTGATAATCTGGGGGTTTGGGGACTGGCTGATCGTCTgtgaggggtcagagaggaatccTTGAGAGAGGTTTCCTGAATTGGCCACAGCTCTCAGTTTCTGGTTGTCTGGAGCAGGGGTAGGTACCTGGGGGTGGGCTCAGCAAAGATTAGGGTAAGTgtgaatgggccgaatggcctgttcttgtCAGGTACATAACGTGACCTGTGGTAATCCAGGGGCATCAGTTGGTCTCTCTCTCGGGATGGTCTTCATCCTGTCTATCCAGGGATAGGTGGAGAAACAAGTTTCATCGTTTGGGGGAATGGAGGTTACACATGCCTCCTGTGGGCTGAGAGTTTGTTTCATAGACACAGAGCTGAAAAAACACTGGACAGAGTTTTTGTATAGAATAATTTAATAAAAAATGACAATTTTAATAGTTTCAACTACAATAAAAATTAAACTGTACTTCACTTTATGACAAGCACTAAGACTGTAATCAAACACTGGGATGGAAACAACTTTTTCAAGTAGCTCAGTATAATTTGATTCACAATATTCATTAATAGGTTATGGTACACAATGATTTATCTCAAAACTCATACATAAAGAAAATATAGTTTATATTACAGAAAACCCCTTCATCAAGTTCGTGTAATAAGAACTGCTGAATCCCAATAAATAAATTACGTGTTCACCAACCCCACTCCACCAGGTGTTGTTTCCCCAAATTGAAGGCCCCGTTATATTCCATGTCGGATAGGACCGAGTACCTTAGTTTCTGGTAGCACACGGCTTGATGTGGGTATAATATTGTAACACAGTTAACCAGTTTCATGTAAATGTTAAGCTGGAGGGTTGGCTAATTGAGGGAATGCTTTTCTTCATATTAGGTTCAGACTCTAGCTGCCCACGGTGGTACTGAACCACCTggtccaggaaagtcccaggtttaatcCTTGGTCtacactgagttagctgatctcaggggcTGTGACTTGCCTCAGGGCCCTGGGTGAGGATGGAGGGGAGGAAATGCTCCTTATCACTCCTGCGAGAAAGTGGGGACATCATGTGAGGCCGGGATTGGGCTGGATCATGCTGCCTTCATGGTCAAACAGCCATGTGGAGGGTGACTGAAGAAATTGTCTCTAAAACTGGTCCACCGACCTGATTTGTAAAATATTAATTCATTAATAAGATACTCTAACAGCGCGTGAGACGTTGCTGAAGTGACCAGTGCCTCGTCACACAAGCTGGTTTTTACAGGTGGATGAGGCAGATTCTGTGGTGCAAAGCACCAACTCCTAAGTGATGCGGATTGGTACTTTGTTgggttcttttttttttctcccttattcattctcgggatgtgagcatcgctggcaaggctggcatttattgcccatcccatttgatataaccgagtggcttgctaggtcacttcaaagggcagttagaGAGTTGGTGCGggcactggagtcaggtataggcccagactgggtaaggacggcaggtttccttccctaaaggacatcagtgaaccagatgggattttatgacaatccgacagttttcagatttgttgaattcaatttcaccacTTGCCGAGGGAGGGAAACAGACAgaatttccagcaggagtcagtgatcAGGAGGCCGAACGTTGCTCcatctgagatcagttaactcgacACTGCGGGGGGCCCAGCTCGCAGAGGGTTGTATTTAACGGTCGGTGGACTATGAGGATTGTGCTTGCTCAGAAAAGATGAATACACAGCTCGTAAAAAAAATTCACTTCACCTGCAGCTGACTCAGTCTTGGTAAAGGATCATGTGTCTgtcgggtggggaggggagaggaatggaaaggggagggagtgtgggcaGGAATCACAgcccagcctgatcctgtcctcactcagtaTCGACACCTCTCGCCAGCCCTGGAACTAAACGGGAGCTCCTGCAGCTCCTGGGCTGCGATCAGTGAAGTCAGTATAGGACCTGCTCTTACTACCTCTGTAGTTCTGTGAATTCCCTACTTGCAGCTATTTAGCTCCTTCCTGTGTATTTTggaaggagaagcaatataaacaaaatggtataattttaaagggggtgcacatacacaaatctttgaaagtggcaggacaggttggtaAGGCTGTTAAAACAtacgggattcttggctttataaatagaggcacaaactacaaatgcaaggaagttacgctaaacctttataaatcactggataAATaattgcaggggagtgggactaattgaaaaactctttcaaagagccggcacaggcacgatgggctgaatggcctccttctgtgctgcatcattccatGATTCAATGGGATGTAAGCACATTCACAGGTGTGACTTATACACCATGTTTTACAGTAAGTATAAACCGCAGTCACAGTGCACCCACCTCATCGTGAAGCCTGCAGACTAAAGGTATGTTTCTGGAGATGGGTCAGCTGCGGCCTCTTGTCCCGGTCCCTGGCACCGTGCCCGTTCACGGCCGGAAGGTGACGAGATATCTGGAGCGGAAAGCGGTTTGTTTCGCCGCTGTTCAAGGACTCAATGAATTGTCCGATTGCCTTCCGCTTCTGGTACCTGGTCCACCTACCTGAGAATTTAATCTGGCTGCAGAAGGGGAAGTATTCGTAGTCACTGCCGTCGGAGGGCGAGGATTCCTCACTGGAGAGGAGCAGGCTCAGGTTGGAGTTTGTTTGCAGCACCATCGCCTGTTCCTCAGCAGCAGCCCGATTGGAGAGCGTCTCTGCTGCTTTCAGTCGTGATCCTCGGGGTCTTTTACGCAGATTCCAGCGTCCTGTGGATGGATTCTGCCCTGATCTCTGCCTGGCACGGTTAGCTGCCACACCCAGCTGGCAATGGCCCCCATCGCCACCTCGAACGTCCCGCCGTAACCCCCACCTCTCAGGCGCCGCAGGTCGACCATTCTGATCGACGGTCAGTCTGAGCAGGAGAACCTTGGGCTGGAAGAGTGGAGAATCTAAAATTCGCTCTTGGACCTCGCGAGACAGAGGAGCTGCTGCCATGGCCTTCAGATCAATGCTGTTTACTGGAGTCTGATCACAGGCCTGGTTTGGTGACGGTGAATTGGAATCAGTTGGGTTAAGTACCGGGCAGCTGGAATGTGTTTGGCCGGGAGGGGTTTTAGCGGGGGGACGAGCAGAGTTTGACCCCGGCCCCGGGGGATCGACGGGTTCGGACTGAGACTCAGTGCCCTCGGTCTGACGGCTGGTCGAGGCCGTCACTGGGCTGGTGCTGTGCAGGTTAATCTGAGATTGCAGTgggtcgggaggggaggggaacagaCGTTCCGCAGAGTGTTCATCGGACGACTGGTCGAAATGTAGAGCAGAGAAGACCAAGCGTTTAACCGATGACCCAATCATGCCCCCATGGTGTTCGCTCCCTCTGCCCTTCGCTGCCGATCCCCGGCCTCTCAGGGGATACACCTTCCTGCTGGGCCCAGGGCTGTATCGATTGGTCCTGCTGATTCGGTTCTCAGTTTCCTTTCCTTCATTTGCAGTTCCAGACAATGGACCTCCTGCTCGTCCCCCTTCGGTCTCCACTCCCCCTTCTCCTCGACGTCTCACACAGCCCCCCTCCCTTGGGTTCTTCACACTTTCAAGGGTTGGGTCAGCTTTGTTGCCTTGTTCCTCCTCCCAGGGCTCGACGGTCAGCTGCTCCGTTCGAGGACAGTGACCTCCATTTAGGACAGATTCGACCGAACAGCTGATCCCAGGAATTCCAGGCTCCATCTCAAAGCTACGCCGACTGGGATCTAAAGCGCAAAATGGATTTAGATGTTTCATCAAGTTGTCAGTGCCTGTTACTTTACATTTTTGTCAGTTTTATGTTCATCAAAGTGAAgactgtcagtgtcagtgtggcaggtacagcatggtttagatacagagtaaagctccctctacactgtcccatcaaacactcccagggcaggtgcagcatggtttagatacagagtaaagctccctctacactgtcccatcaaacactcccagggcaggtacagcatggtttagatacagagtaaagctccctctacactgtcccatcaaacactcccagggcaggtacagcatggtttagatacagagtaaagctccctctacactgtcccatcaaacactcccagggcaggtacagcaggtttTGCTGATCATAGATTAGACCCTTCATCTCCGGCCTTTTGCTTTCTCTCGATATTTCCATTACTGAGAAGTCCATTGCTAAtctagatttgatagaggtattcaaaatcatgaaaggtctggacagagtagatagagagaaactgttcccattggcggaagggtcaagaaccagaggacgtagatttaaggtgattggcaaaagaaccaaaggtgacatgaggaaaaacttttttacacagcgagtggttgggatctggaatgcactgcctgagggagtggtggaggcagattcaatcatggccttcaaaagggaactggataagtacttgaagggaaaaaatctgcagtgcgacagggatagggcgggggagtgggactagctggattgctcttgcatagagccggcacggactcaatgggccgaatggcctccttccgtgctgtaacctttctatgattccatgtaacTGACTCTGATCATTCTCCCACGGAATCGTTGGTCTTCGCTCTGTTTTAAACCTGATATTTACCGAACCTGCCGACGGAGGAGGTGGTGATGTGCCATGGCAGCACCTCGACCTCCTGTGGCAGCTCTCTGCCTCCTCTTCCCACCTCTGTGTGGACCAGGACCCCAACAAACACTAAACTAGCATTACATAGTCTGTCACTGATCTGATCTCTTACCCCATCCCAAATCTCAACGTTCCCCACTACAAAACCTGCAAACAACGTACATTTTAATCCTATTTTTGATGTGGTTAATGTCCTGAGGTGCCTCACACAGGAGAAAGAGACTCTGAGCAGCAGTAGGAGAGTTAGCCACTGAAAGCaacagagaggtaggttttaaggaggcttctgaaggtgtggggaggggtggtgaggggaggggttcAGGGTTGTGCTGGGGGAAGGCTCTGCACCTGACAGGGGGAAGGTGGGGGAGGTACAGCAGGCTGGTGTCAGGGGAGCCAGGAGCATGAGGCTGGGCCACCGAGCTGGAGGAGACTGCAGTGGAGGCTGTGGGGATATCGGTCGATGGATTTAGAATTAACCACACTAG from Heptranchias perlo isolate sHepPer1 unplaced genomic scaffold, sHepPer1.hap1 HAP1_SCAFFOLD_1891, whole genome shotgun sequence carries:
- the LOC137309890 gene encoding uncharacterized protein isoform X1, with amino-acid sequence MSWRRSTVDLFMIAAQKLLWEFLERLESILPQPRIDQLLATCVDVGCLSPGEQALVSVLVGPSTAVPDVLLTLMQRIRQQHSEDPSNPSRRSFEMEPGIPGISCSVESVLNGGHCPRTEQLTVEPWEEEQGNKADPTLESVKNPREGGCVRRRGEGGVETEGGRAGGPLSGTANEGKETENRISRTNRYSPGPSRKVYPLRGRGSAAKGRGSEHHGGMIGSSVKRLVFSALHFDQSSDEHSAERLFPSPPDPLQSQINLHSTSPVTASTSRQTEGTESQSEPVDPPGPGSNSARPPAKTPPGQTHSSCPVLNPTDSNSPSPNQACDQTPVNSIDLKAMAAAPLSREVQERILDSPLFQPKVLLLRLTVDQNGRPAAPERWGLRRDVRGGDGGHCQLGVAANRARQRSGQNPSTGRWNLRKRPRGSRLKAAETLSNRAAAEEQAMVLQTNSNLSLLLSSEESSPSDGSDYEYFPFCSQIKFSGRWTRYQKRKAIGQFIESLNSGETNRFPLQISRHLPAVNGHGARDRDKRPQLTHLQKHTFSLQASR
- the LOC137309890 gene encoding uncharacterized protein isoform X2, whose product is MEPGIPGISCSVESVLNGGHCPRTEQLTVEPWEEEQGNKADPTLESVKNPREGGCVRRRGEGGVETEGGRAGGPLSGTANEGKETENRISRTNRYSPGPSRKVYPLRGRGSAAKGRGSEHHGGMIGSSVKRLVFSALHFDQSSDEHSAERLFPSPPDPLQSQINLHSTSPVTASTSRQTEGTESQSEPVDPPGPGSNSARPPAKTPPGQTHSSCPVLNPTDSNSPSPNQACDQTPVNSIDLKAMAAAPLSREVQERILDSPLFQPKVLLLRLTVDQNGRPAAPERWGLRRDVRGGDGGHCQLGVAANRARQRSGQNPSTGRWNLRKRPRGSRLKAAETLSNRAAAEEQAMVLQTNSNLSLLLSSEESSPSDGSDYEYFPFCSQIKFSGRWTRYQKRKAIGQFIESLNSGETNRFPLQISRHLPAVNGHGARDRDKRPQLTHLQKHTFSLQASR